A stretch of the Nothobranchius furzeri strain GRZ-AD chromosome 5, NfurGRZ-RIMD1, whole genome shotgun sequence genome encodes the following:
- the crlf3 gene encoding cytokine receptor-like factor 3: MSVEVDLLLQEAKESIEAAQNYRSELQQRLHGLNQARKQIRGSSGQAREALRRHFAELQAAASRLLAERQASLLAEVDTIEAGSIKPLDDCQSLIEHGVGQADELLREGEAALRCGLGEKEEKLGSFTKKAVHIQLDSLPEVPALVDVPCVSAQLDDSLLSLLRERVSRHGSVSSHPPVLIEELQERPGGILVRWCKVDEDFAAADYRVQYRRSGSGGSQYEDAYIGWDCEFLVLHLDPHVDYLFRVCARGEGRTEWSPWSVPQTGYTTLAPHEWRPGTEGFILSSRKNIALRNDSCQNRCPVLYSNAPTYFCGQTLTFRITALGLMDRRDSLGVCINTLQGEESLQRDQAVCISTNGAVFVNGKEMTNQLPAITVGSSVTFDMEVVNLFPISNNNLSEGGNFKLRVTIGSGNREVVSDWLVDQAVDCLYFGCSFAHSGWKVLVF, encoded by the exons ATGTCTGTAGAGGTGGACTTGTTGCTGCAGGAGGCCAAGGAAAGCATTGAGGCGGCTCAGAACTACCGCAGTGAACTCCAGCAGCGCCTGCATGGCCTGAATCAGGCCCGTAAACAG ATCCGAGGCAGCTCCGGTCAGGCCCGCGAGGCTCTGCGCAGACACTTTGCAGAGCTGCAGGCTGCAGCGAGCCGGTTGCTGGCGGAGCGACAGGCCAGCCTGCTGGCTGAGGTGGACACCATAGAAGCTGGCAGCATCAAGCCTCTGGACGACTGTCAGAGTCTCATTGAACACGGCGTGGGGCAGGCGGACGAGCTGCTGAGAGAAG GAGAAGCAGCGCTGCGTTGTGGTCTGGGAGAGAAGGAGGAGAAGCTGGGTAGTTTCACCAAGAAGGCCGTGCACATCCAGCTGGACAG CCTGCCAGAGGTTCCAGCGTTGGTGGACGTCCCGTGTGTTTCAGCCCAGCTCGATGACTCCCTGCTGAGTCTGCTGAGGGAACGGGTTTCCCGTCACGGTTCTGTTTCCTCCCACCCGCCTGTCCTGATAGAGGAGCTGCAGGAGAGACCTGGCGGCATCCTAGTCCGCTGGTGCAAG GTGGACGAGGACTTTGCAGCAGCAGATTACCGGGTACAGTACCGACGATCAGGCAGCGGAGGGAGCCAGTATGAAGATGCCTACATTGGGTGGGACTGCGAGTTCTTGGTTCTCCATCTGGATCCACACGTCGATTATCTGTTTAGGGTCTGCGCTCGCGGGGAGGGTCGCACTGAGTGGAGCCCCTGGAGCGTCCCACAGACGGGTTACACCACGCTGGCGCCACACG AGTGGCGTCCTGGGACTGAGGGTTTCATCCTGAGCAGCAGGAAGAACATCGCTCTGCGTAACGACTCCTGCCAGAACCGCTGCCCCGTCCTCTACTCCAACGCTCCCACTTACTTCTGTGGCCAGACGCTGACCTTCAG GATCACTGCTTTGGGTCTGATGGACCGTCGGGACAGTCTGGGGGTGTGCATCAACACCCTGCAGGGGGAGGAGTCACTTCAGAGAGACCAGGCTGTGTGCATCTCCACCAACG GAGCTGTTTTTGTCAACGGTAAAGAGATGACCAACCAACTGCCCGCCATCACCGTAGGCTCCTCTGTGACCTTCGACATGGAGGTGGTGAACCTGTTCCCCATCAGCAACAACAACCTGAGCGAGGGGGGGAACTTCAAGCTGAGGGTGACGATTGGCTCTGGGAACCGGGAGGTGGTGTCCGACTGGCTGGTGGACCAGGCCGTGGACTGCCTCTACTTCGGCTGCTCCTTTGCCCACTCCGGCTGGAAAGTTCTCGTGTTTTAG